Proteins encoded by one window of Clostridium fungisolvens:
- a CDS encoding DUF58 domain-containing protein, with protein MSDKVFNGDFFKNLENISLKARMTINNGAAGGRRSKAKGSSVEFSDFREYTPGDDFRRIDWNAYGRFEKLFLKLFMEEREAYINIFIDCSKSMDFGEESKAKMAQRLSAVFTYLAINNLDRVCINKISGNSLIPSTSFMGKGSFQQALNFIEGVDFSGSTNLWEAIKKKPLKPRAVAIVISDFFTKGSIESLVKYFAFNKQQIIFIQILSEEELNPKIDGQVRLVDSETMEEINITITPKLMKAYELKLKSLTSGMKEQLKKYGGSLIQVSAEEDLQKVVFEKFSKEGII; from the coding sequence ATGAGTGATAAGGTATTTAACGGTGATTTCTTTAAAAACCTTGAAAATATATCTCTAAAGGCTAGAATGACCATAAATAATGGAGCAGCTGGAGGAAGGCGATCTAAAGCAAAAGGTAGTTCTGTAGAGTTTTCTGATTTCAGAGAGTATACCCCAGGAGATGATTTCAGAAGAATAGACTGGAATGCCTATGGAAGATTTGAAAAGCTTTTTTTAAAGCTATTTATGGAAGAAAGAGAAGCATATATAAATATTTTTATTGATTGTAGTAAGTCTATGGATTTTGGAGAAGAGAGCAAGGCGAAAATGGCTCAAAGACTTTCCGCTGTATTTACATACTTAGCCATAAACAATTTAGATAGAGTGTGTATTAACAAAATATCTGGCAATAGCTTAATACCATCTACTTCTTTTATGGGTAAAGGATCTTTTCAGCAAGCGCTTAATTTTATAGAAGGTGTTGATTTTAGTGGAAGTACGAATCTTTGGGAAGCTATAAAAAAGAAACCACTTAAGCCTAGAGCAGTAGCTATCGTAATATCTGATTTCTTTACTAAAGGTTCAATTGAGAGTTTGGTTAAGTATTTTGCATTTAATAAGCAGCAAATAATATTTATTCAGATACTTTCAGAGGAAGAACTTAATCCTAAGATTGATGGACAAGTAAGACTTGTTGATAGTGAGACAATGGAGGAGATAAATATAACTATTACTCCAAAACTCATGAAGGCATATGAATTGAAACTAAAATCATTGACTAGCGGGATGAAAGAGCAGTTGAAAAAGTATGGTGGAAGTCTTATCCAGGTGTCTGCAGAGGAAGATCTACAAAAGGTCGTGTTTGAGAAATTTAGTAAGGAGGGAATCATATGA